TGAATAATAAcactgtatatatatgtatatttaatttatttttaaaaaatatatatgtatatacagtgTTATTTATATATTTCTTATATATTGAACCCGTTTGGTAAAAATTCTAGGTCCGCCACTGGATATGGTAGATCAGATTAATATTACTAATAAAGATTTGTTCCAGATGTCGAGCTTAAGTTATTACCTCAAATGAAAAAATGACTCAGAAATTGGTTGGTGAGTAACTATTAACTTTTTCGAAGCAATTCAAGCCAGTTAAGGCAAAAAAAATTATCAAGTATAAGCAACGTGCGTAAAGTTTTACAGAAGTACTCATGTTAGAAAGTAATTAATTTATTAGCACTAGCACAACAAATCTCTATTAAATGACTACTAGGTAATAGATTTTTAATGAATAATTTGATGACAAAATTTTGCCGAGGGAATGAATATGTTGTCTCTTTACATGATTTTGGATAATTCTTATGCAATGGGTTAATTTCAAGTTTTGTTTTATTATTAAATGATATCAGATCATACtcattcttgatattgatctatGCAATGTTGAAATCTTATGTTATGTAATTCACGCTCCATATGTTTAAGTCCAAGTATATGTGAGAGAATGTTCACTGTGTCTCACGTATGATTACCTCCTTAAAGAATTTTCGATGTTAATTAGGTTTAAAATTCATTTTCTTTAACAAAATTTACGGTAAGGCAGAGAGAGAAGGCCACACACAAGAACCTAATCCCACAGTAAAGTGTCCCTTTTCCAAAATCTCTAAACCAATTGGCCATTGAATATAGTTGCAGGTGCTGCTGGTTTAAACTTTAAAATAGGTTAATGTCCCACAATTATTATGAAAATGAATTGTCATTTGTCGTGGTAGAATAGATTAATTGAGTAAAGAATTTGTTTTATACACTATAAAGTCAAAAAGGAGATCTCGCTTTTAAGCGGTTGTTAACAGATTGAACATTTCGCTTCTGAAAATTAGGTAGGATTTTTTGGTGACATAAGGTGAATAATGACACTCGAAGCAAAGACAAAAGGATGAGGAACCATCCAGAATATATGGTCTTTAATTTACGCTTTAATTGACAATAATTATAGGATTACATGATAAATCGAGAGGGGAAGACTTAAAGAAGGTTCTTTTAGGCGGAGACTTTGAGTTGATTTAATTCAATGAACTTTGAAGATTAATTATATTAATATTCGATAGGTAAAGGGGTCAAATAAATTGAGATGAGGATACATATAGGAGTATTGGATTTTCCAATCCTCTCGTTTCATTTTCTTTGTgcaataattcatcaaataaactATTATTAGAAGCTATATATTAGGATAACTCTTCGAATGAGGTTTCTGCAACaaatttattttaatatataaagtttgtccaaaaagaataaGTGTTTGGATGGTACGTAACAGTTGGTCTTTGTGAAGAAAATTCCTTTTCGTAAGATTCAGAAGACAATTATCTGATGAAATAGGGACGTGTTTTTCTGCAAACAACTTCTAGATTTATTTTAAAATAGTTGAATAAAACAAAACAATTCTTCCAAAAACATATTAAAACATCATCCTAACTAAAGAACAAACCATATACATTAAATTAGCACAAACTAAATTCAAAAGCGGTTATGTAATGCAAGAACCACCTAAGTAATTGTCCACGGAAAACATGAAGATCAAGAGCAGCATGGCTGGATCTAGTATGTAAGGTTCGAACGCAATAATTTTTGttcaaatatatatacatatatatatatatatatatatattaatttttttacTAAATATCCTAAATATTTGATTGTAAAGTGTGTATTCAATCATTATTATATGGAGtattaaatttatatattttatattttaaattcgaGTCTGAAAGAAGTGCACGCtagaaaaaggaagaaagaagCTTAGCGCTCAGCTGAAGCCAAGAAGTGTAGAAGCAAAAGAGCATTAATGAATAGCTTTTGAGAACTTCTTTTTAGGGAGTGCTTGCTTTTCCGAAAGATTTACTCGATGTGATTAATGGTTAATCTGAATTAACTTGGATCAATATATGAATAttacttaaaataaaaaagagaaaaagaaagagcaaTGATGAGACTACAGTCACTACACTAGCATGCACGAGCTGTTTCTTCTTGGAGGTTTCACTCAACTAATTGAAAGTCTCAGTGCAAGGGTGTCAGTGCTCTTTTTTGCCATATGACTTTTTAGACTTTCAATATCACAAAGTTTATTTGCTGTTTTTTTCTGTGAAAGGAGCAACTCATGTGGTATCTTTAATCATCAAGAATGTACAAAAAAGTCTTAAAGACACCAAACACTCTCTTTCATTCTGTCTTTGCGCCAATTGCATTTACCTCTCAAGTCTCCCCCATTACATAATTGCTGTTAATTACTCCTTTTTGGTAAAGTTTCAAATACATTATTAAGTCAAAAGAAGTCCAAAATATTTAGTTTGTTGCACTTTAGTAATGGTAAACTTACTTTGTTACTAATTTGTAGGTTTTCTCATTTTTTGTCAACGTTTAATTTGCTTCTCCTCCGTCACATCAGTTCTTAAAAGTTATTCATAACtgttttagagcctgtttggataggcttaaaaaaagtagcttataagtaaaaaaaaaaaattttttttgcacggattgcccttcttttggggcggtctttaaattttgcccctcatagttgtagtctttaaattatgcccctcatattgctggtctttaatttttgcccttcgcattgcaacctTGAGTGTTCACGCAGAAATCAGGAGGTTCTCGGTTCAAactcccgctcaagcataaattaaaaaaaaaattgcaaggcaaggtttgggtcgcgtgtatgccgaacccggcatacacttgttaaggaattaccaaagttatgccggacccggcatactcatacCTTATGGACAGACTTGGcgtaagtatgccgggtccggcataactttggtaattccttaacaagtttatgtcggtgggggcatacttatgggcaaacttttagttaagccttaactaaaagttttttcctagttatgccttatggggcacacttttagttaaggcacaactaaaagtatgccccataaggcataactaaaagtatgccccataaggcgaaacttttcctaaagacataactaaaaatttgtcttataagacaaagtctatgtcttaaggaaaagttatgccttatgggcatacttttagttatgtcttaactaaaaatctgccccataaggcataactaggaaaaaacttttagttaaggcttaactaaaagtttgcccataaatatgccggacccggcataaacttgtgaaggaattaccaaagttatgtcggacccgacatacttatgccaactctgcccataaggcataagtatgccgggtccgacataactttggtaattccttcacaagtgtatgctggtgggggcatagcgaaatttaaactctgccttgcgaatttttttttaaaattttgactgagtggggatttgaacctggaacccatgggttttaaccgaagggcaaaatttaaaggtttcaaatatgaggggtaaaatttaaagaccatcccaaaagaagggcaattctgcgaattgcccaaaaaaaaaaaaaaaaaaagttgggcgccaacttttttttttttggcttataagctgctttagataagctaagccagacgggcccaattatttttttgagcttattttaaacacaaaatagctttaagctggccaaccaaacactcaaaaaaactgaaaacagcttataagcaacttataagccaatccaaacgggctcttagtttaATTGaggtaaaattttcacaaacagctaccttttaactctttctaacaacctataactacATATGCTATATTTACAATTCGTAACTAGATGACCCTATATTTATCTATTAGTCGGGTATACCAAAATATAGCATAAATATAGCGGAAATACAGACGCGAGTTTAACTGACAgtgttatatttatggaaacaaaatctgttccaattttaattagaatcagttatattgttccctgattcacgcaaatatcctcccattccatatctgattccatatctcattcaaacagctaacaaattaaaaaaaaaatgaattcaaaccttacaatcatatttttaaccaaaaataaaaaggttgaaaaacctttgaaaaataacaatatcaaaccagtgaacaTAGCTTGATTAtcacgacgaatatatatttgatttcatcaagttgagttcataattgaggtaacgatTTTTTCActgcaaacttttttttttgttcgtcttttctgaaattgtttcagctaaattgaatataacacatTGCTGTATTCGAAAACAACAGGATAATGACAAGCGTAACTGCGTTGATCCGTCATTCTGGTTTTTGGAACGATCAGAACTGTTTTGTGAATTAcaaaattgatgttgttgtattCATTGATAATTGCAATTACGATGAGTTAGTTTGTACGATTACAAATCAATTAGGTGTGGATACTGTTAGGAAAACTATTTCAATAAAATATACTGTTGAAGGCGATTTTCAACCAATTGAAATACACAACGATATGGGAGTTCGTGTGTACGTTGAGCTTAAGAGAGAAAATAGAGTTTTGGGGATGTATCCAATGTGCGTTAGTATTCATGATTtggatgttgaggatggtgtaacTGGTAATCGTATTATTGGACATGATGTGCTGCAAATTGGATATAGCGAGAATCGGGATGGTATGAAAGTTTATGATTCTACTGTAAACGATGTTGTTTTGTTTGGGAATGATAACAATTTGGTAATTTCGAAACCGGAAGCGAAAGGAGTTTTTGTCGATCAAATTTACCAGGATAAGGAAACTTTGAAAATTGCGATGACGAAATACGCAATTCGTGAAAGATTCAATTTCAAAACAGAGAGATCGAATGCTATAAGGTATGATTTTCTAAATGTATTCTGGTAACAGAAAGTGCAGATGTattttttgttatatttgtactGTATTGAGATGATTTGTTAACTTATTTAGCACACTGTTAATTTTAAAAATGTTTGATGCAATATATTCTGATATATTTATACTGTATTTAATTGATTCAATATGTACTATTTGCATTGTATTATGTAGCTACACTTTGGCATGTTGGTCGCCAGAATGTAAATGGAAATTCAGAGCGTCGAGAATTGGGGATTCTGAAATGTTCAGGGTTAGAGCTTTCGATGACGAACATACATGTCCGTTGAAGGACAAGGTGTATTCACAAAGGCAGGCAACAAGTTGGTTTATTGGAGAAGCGGTTGTGAAGGCGAAAATAACTAACCATAAAAGGAAGGTCACACCTGGGGATATAATAGATGATGTTAAGAATGAATTCGGCGTAGATGTTTCTTATATGATGGCATGGAGAGCTAGAGAGAAGGCTAGAAAAGATTTCAGAGGTGATCCAACTCATTCATACAAGAAGTTGccggcatatatatacatacttgataaaacgtatcctggatcgctcgttaaaatgcataaatcaccagaaaatgagtttatgtatttgtttgtagcactcaaagcattcataaagggattcgagtgttgtagaccaatagttgtagtggatggtgcacatcttaaatcaacgtataatggtacatttgtgtcggcaagtactttggatggagcaggtatatgtaattctattctatgaatgttttttttataaatacaacatTATGCTTATTGATTTGCAAATAAAGCTGCTAAAAACATACTCTGGATGTATTGCTGGTgtaaatttgtgaatattatatgttgaaatacactgtaaatatgaggtaaatatattgtaaatatatattATTGTTTTATAAATGATGGTGCTAAAAATACAGTGTGAGATCAAATTCAGTTGAAATATGtgttgaatatattataaatatatactgatttttgtaggtaatatcctaccactagcgtatggtgtgatagattctgagaataataagtcgtggacgtggttctttgaactgttcaagcaagcttatggtgttaGGCAAAATATGTGTGTCGTGTCCGACAGACATGAAAGCATAATACACGCAGTTTCTAAGGTGTATCCTACTGTTCCTCATTTGGCTTGTATATGGCATTTGTGGAAAAATGTGACAAAGCAATACACAACAAACAGTGAGGTGTTGAGTCCTATATTTTATTCACTAGCGAAAGCATACAGCCAGGATGGGTTCGATAAATTGATGGAGAAGATTGGGAATGTTGATATTCGGGTAAAACGATACCTAGAAGATGCTGGAAGAGATAAATGATCTAGGCTTTATTCACCTGTTAATAGAGGATGGACAATGACTTCGAATATAGccgaatgtattaatggaaaactggttgctgcaagagagttacatatttttgatttccttgaagaagtgaggaagatgtttggtagatggaattggacaaatagaaaaaatggtacctacacattcacaacactgatgaggcggtatcaagagatgttgtcgatcaacgagtacaaatcaatacgaatgagggtatctttgtttgcaacacaaaaatttaatctatatttttactatatgtaatgtatatttatatatattcccaATATGGTAAAACTGCTCAGGTAAtgcttgtttatttgttaaatggtTCTCAGGTTGAAGCGTCAACTGAATATGTTTACACAGTGAATGATGGACCGAGGCGTTTCATAAtagatttgaagaagaaaacttgCAGCTGCAGGATGTTCCAACTGGACGAGATACCGTGTTCTCATGCATGGGCAGTATTGAAGAATAAAAATTTGACTGCTGATGTATATTGTTCGGATTTATTCAAGCCGGAAACAGTTGTGAACACATATGATGTGCCAGTTGATCCTCTTCCCGATGAGACCGAGTGGAATGTTCCTAAAAGTATATTAGATGAAGTTGTTATGCCACCGATCTATAAGAGACCCCCTGGGAGGCCAAAAAAGAAGAGGGACAAGCCATTACAGGAGTTGATGATTGGTAAACGCAGAAATTCCTGCGGTAAATGTGGACGTCTTGGTCATAATAGGCGTTCGTGTGATAATCCGCCGCTcaataagaagaataaataagtccattttgattttatttgttaagacaattctactttaaatttcagttaaaaataaaaaatgaattcatcttgaattcatattattCTAGTATGATTGTATTTCACATGGTTGAACATCCGATGTTTTTCAATGTAATGCTATATTGGTGGTTAAATGGTATTTGGAAAGTCTACTCTATGTTAACTGATTTGACCTTTTGTTTTGGATTTATGATTTAATAGTtgtatttcgtatatattttggctatattttagttgcattttgtctgatctggtagataatacttattctggtttactgttaactatatttgatatatattttacatatatttgatgtgtatttagatgaaattttaaattttgtaacaaATTGTAATTTCAAAAATGGACTTATGGAATATATCTGagttatattttctgtatatatcgaCTGTATTTAAATGGTTATATATACTACTTTGTTAAATGAATACATTTCACAGATAATGAAAAATGGAATTTATGCATTGAAAAAATAACATACTTGAAAGAAACAACAATATAAAAACCATAAGGTGGTGTTCAATATTAATCATCCTAAAAAAGATTACTACACATGAAACAATATATCCAAAATGAAAAACCAACAACAAAAGTCGCAACCAACTATGCTATTGTTCAACATGAAAATCAAAAACACAAATGAATTGGTGGCCTAATCAAGATGCTCTTTATCAACTGCATCGCAATCAACTGCCGGTCTAATTGGTCTTGGAGGCTGCTTGTTATCACTTGATGCATTGTTGTTTGACTTATCCCATGCATAGTCGCATAAAAGGGCACCATATCTCATACGGAGTAACTTTGCATCGAATTCGGTTGGGATGACTGCACTTGAGCTCAAGTATTCAGCGAAGgctgccacatacacaccacaatccctggAACAAAAATGATCAAAAAATTTACTTATCAAAACCCACGAAAAAAAAGATGTATTTATTGTGTTTTTTATTGGAATAGATTCTTACATGCTAGAGGGAGCTTGTTGCGGGAGATTGTCTACATTCACAATGTCAAAGTTGTCGGTCTGTTCTCTATTTCTGTAAGAAGGATGTGTGACAAAAT
Above is a genomic segment from Lycium barbarum isolate Lr01 chromosome 12, ASM1917538v2, whole genome shotgun sequence containing:
- the LOC132623954 gene encoding uncharacterized protein LOC132623954 — its product is MTSNIAECINGKLVAARELHIFDFLEEVRKMFGRWNWTNRKNGTYTFTTLMRRYQEMLSINEYKSIRMRVEASTEYVYTVNDGPRRFIIDLKKKTCSCRMFQLDEIPCSHAWAVLKNKNLTADVYCSDLFKPETVVNTYDVPVDPLPDETEWNVPKSILDEVVMPPIYKRPPGRPKKKRDKPLQELMIGKRRNSCGKCGRLGHNRRSCDNPPLNKKNK